The Leguminivora glycinivorella isolate SPB_JAAS2020 chromosome 2, LegGlyc_1.1, whole genome shotgun sequence DNA window CTCTCTGGGACTGCGCCATCCACTGTCCCCTCCTCTCTCATGTGATCTGGAAATGTTAATTCAAAACCTTAATTACAATATTGAATCGAAATTATTGACCTTTGCTTAAGTATAATAGCCGTTAGATACTCAAAAATGGTTTTGGAAATTTCTCTGACCCAAAATAAATGAATGGATCTGTgtgttcttatttatttatctttatcttatTGCACAGGAAAAATACACAGTTACAAAAGGAGGACTtcatgctacatggcattctctaccagtcaacctttaggccaaacaatTCTTAGTGTTAGTTTTTAAGCAATGAAAGTTCTATGACattatattttttgaaataaagaaatatgcttTAGATACTAGGTGAAGTAATTTTAACTTACGGCTCGTAGCGAGAACGTTCGGTGTAAACCATTCATCTGATCGTCTCCGCAGTACTGTAAAACATACAAATGATCTGAGTTTAAAAAGTCCAATGTCAGGAACAGTGAAAATAAGATAATGGATATCAGTTTAAATATGGTAATTAGCAGGCAAGGTTATTGCCGACTAGGCTAGAACGGTCGTCCATGACGCCTTAGAAGTGGCAAAAGATCGAAAAGGCCTGGAAATCTGTCGTTCGAAATCGAGCGATCTACTAAATCAGGTGACGACCCTCACAGGTGAAGCGAGGATGTATGTGAAAATGTCTTACGTTTGAACAGCCTCTGGTCTAGACAGCGTTCGAGCGCCCTTGCGAGTAGCACCAGCGCCGCGAGCGCCAGCACCGCGGCCCCCGCGCCGACTGCGCCGCTGGTGCCGCTGGAGCCTGAAGCGCCAGGGGCACCTCCAGCTCCACCGCCTGCTCGCGGGCCCCCCGCTGCCGCGTTGTGTATGTCCATATGCTGGAAATCGAGGTGTAACACGTTAAGCTCCACACATGCGCACCAAACTACAATAATACCTATATAAGACCCGATACCGATACTCATCGCAAAATCGGGACAGACGGgtacagaaaaaggtacttGGCTCGTCAAAAAACAGTGTCCAGTATCTGCCGCGGTACCAGAATCCCGACTATCGGGATCGGAACATCCGGGAATTCCGGCATGGGATGGGAACGACATCATCAGATATTGGATAGTCGGGTCTGTGGTCGGGTGGTTGGCACCGAAAATGTGTTGAGCAAGCGTGTTTACCGTAAAATGTATGTTAGGCGGCGTGGGCGGGTGAAACCTCGGTGGCAGCTCGAACGCGGGCAGCTGCAGGGGGTCCCGGCGATCCGGCCCAAACCGGTGGTCCCGGGACGCGTCCCGGCTAGCGGGGACCCACTCCCAGCGCGGCGTTGGCCACGCGCCTACTAGACGCCCATCCAGCCTGCAGAATTATCACAATTAGCTTTGTGAGGTGTTACACTATCACTTAGCCCCTCATCTGCTTTTAATACGGATCCGTGCGTAATGGGAATTTCAAGATCAGTGATCAAACTTTGTTGTATTAACAACTTTTTAACTGCATGATCAAGACCATTGTATTTGTACCTATGACGTTGCTATAAATCTTAATCGATAAAATCTCAAAAAAGATTTAAACCAGTATTATCATATCACTCACCATTTGTATCTTAAGTGTATCTGATTTCCAGAGAAGATAGAGTGGGAGAGCTGAGCATTGAGCGCAAACTGGAAGCGGCGTCGCAAGCCCGCCTCGCGGGCCCTCGCGTGCTCCGCTTCCACGAGAGCCTGGCGCGCCCGCGCGCTCGCTGCGGCCAGCCCGTCACGCGCGCGGGGACCACCGACACCCGCGGTGAGCCCCTCTCGAGCGCGGGGGCCCGTGGCTGCGGCCCCCGCGGCAACTAGCCCCTCACGTGTCCGGGGCCCGCCGAGACCGGTCGGGGCCAAGCCTGCCGGCGCCCTCGGCGACAGTGTCGCCGGTATCACCACTGGCATTACTTACAGCTGTAACATGATGGATAGCCTTTTCAAATAGCTGTAAATGTAGTAATATGAGTGAAACTCTGTACTTCATGCTCTGTTTACAAATATGATAGTTAATCCTGTTAGTCGACACTAGTCTTCAGATTTATTAGTTCCGAATAATTAACATTACTTTATTACCTAATACCGTTCATTAATAGCTACTAGacaaaaataattacctacataagaATCTTGGACAAGAATGGGATTGATTGGCATAACAAAATTAcagaatagtacattgtgcaacaaggggaggaagttgaatattactaacgagagtaagtaaatcgcgacggcttgccggagcgatttaaagactcgagttagtaatattcatactccccgagttacacacaatgtttttcatcacatttgagagaaaaatacagaggaaacagtcataaggcaaaaccttcaaccggcggcgcgaccagtagtgtatcttgatctacatcagattattcatattaaatccattgtttttgataacaaacactttttgaacgaaaaaaaACACGAAGCCTTGCCTTGCCTAAAGTATTGTacagattgtattaatttttaagactaaatccattattcccttgggaataaaatagtaggtacattatgcttcagtacacgtagacgcaatgatacctttaaacagcaaatgtgatgaaaatgatttttttctcGCACTCTGTATTCTTTTTCCAAAATCTATAAACGCTTCGCTTATTTGAATTCGAGGGAAGGTCTTATAAGATCGTTTAGGTACTTAGGTTTAGGTATCAGCACGAAATCTGCTAGCTACCTTCACTGACCCAATGTATAAAATCCCTGTATGGGGGCCAGTAATAAAATGGTTTACCCTACCACACAGCTGTTTATCGTTTTATCATTTCAAATGTATATTGATCATGTTCGATTTAACgtaaagttaatattttatacttataAGCATCTTATACATACCTTTTCATCTCCACTTGTCCTGAATGCCACTTTCCACACTCAAAATCCGAAGTCGTCGTTAATAATTGTCAAATTTTCCTCCGTCAAAAGAACTCTGATAATGaatttagttcaattatatgcCGTCGCATCCTAAAATGAAGACAGTCGATAGCCGTTGGTGCAAATCCCTTGGCAACGAGCTATTTGTGTTGTCGAGGGAGAGAGTGCCCGGGTGCGTGGGTCGATGTAAACACGAGGGTGCCACGGCGCAGGCGCGGATTATCTTGCCAGCTGCAAATATCAGGGGCGAGTTGAGAATCGAAAAATTATACACAcgtgacgaaataaaacttatgcTAGGGAGTGAGAGTCGAACACTGATAATGGGGTAAAATTGGTATtgtgttttatgttctgaatgTGTCACATggacattataaaaaaaagtcttgataaaaatgcaataaaaataaaattatgctataattattttgtttacgTTGAATGAGCTTGAATGTTTAAGTTTTGAGgaagaaaattaaattaggtacctacagggtTGCCATTAAAATATTCCAGGTAAATATTATCCTATCAGAACCGATCCAGTTAAAAGATAAAGTTTCGCAGCACATTGGAAAATGCTGCTACGAGCTACGCCGTAGCACGCGTAGCGCTACATGTCTTCAATTCGATCTCATAATTATAAAAAtgataaacataaaatattatgtaaataattatcatgatgataattataattattaatgataatttcagtCCAATTTAAACACACTTGTCGTCAAAACGATATTGACATCAAAATGATATCCTGACAGTACCTgactttagcacaacttgccttgtcgcgcgcgagtccatacttaaagtcgcgcttgatgtgtgaactcgcacgcgacaaggcaagttgtgcaaAAGGGGCTGATGTTCGTTCCAATAGGCCTCGTTGCCAGTGtgtatattcatattttcaagtaggtaggtaatataatACATAACATAAGGGTTACATTTGCTAGCTTGTACCGATGGTTTAATCTgtatgcaatatttttaataagacAAATTACCGTTAAATGGTTAAAGTTAGTaattaaggttgaatatatttatttactaggtACTTGCAGAAAATCTCAGTGCTGCTAAGTAGCGCGagcaaatatttaaatacagtaGGTAGTTATATTATACGTATATAAATGGTCTAAGTCGTCACACTCACACCTAAAGCAAATCAATCAACACACAAAAATACTCTCGCTCTACTCTCTAGGACAAACAAGTCGTGACCTCTAGAAAATCCTCAAAATTGGAAAATTCGAAAAGGATCTATGTACTTTTAATCAAtcaaatatataattaataaatgttgttacgaaaataaaatatacctacgttACCTACAGATGCTAAAATGGGAAAATTCCTAATCCGAGATTGAGCCGTAAATATTGTGTGTTTGAAGGAAACCGTTGACCCTGACATGGTTATTGGGTCAGGGAAGGTTATGGTGGTCCAGCTCGCGGGAAGGGAGGGGAGACGAATCGATGTCTCGGCGACACTCCGGCGCCACTCGCAATCCTGGGACACACGGGAGGACTCAAGAATTAGGTACAGAATTCAAATACGTTTAACGGGAATAATACACCTGCTATGAAATATACCTAACCAGTTATTAGAATTCAACGAAATTAGCATGGGTAGATGTAATTTCAGAAAGCTTTCTCTTGCATTTAGCGTAATATGAATACATAATAggttagtttcctactagtcaaatcagcttctttttaaggaCTGTCAAAACGATCTGCTAAATATAGAActaattactatgaaatactgaggagtgacgtcacggtcaattcatttactttatatctttcttttgGACTTATTTAgtagaaattatgtttacaaaataactactgtccatatttttcttctaattatgtggtgctttctTTCgcgcactgcataaaatatttaattttaagtaaaggaaactagcctattacaagtatgtaagtaatataaaacataaacattttaaactattaacgactatgtacagtcagccaagaaagtggtttaccactatTCGACTCTATTTCAAACTCATAAGgttga harbors:
- the LOC125242249 gene encoding uncharacterized protein LOC125242249; translation: MPVVIPATLSPRAPAGLAPTGLGGPRTREGLVAAGAAATGPRAREGLTAGVGGPRARDGLAAASARARQALVEAEHARAREAGLRRRFQFALNAQLSHSIFSGNQIHLRYKWLDGRLVGAWPTPRWEWVPASRDASRDHRFGPDRRDPLQLPAFELPPRFHPPTPPNIHFTHMDIHNAAAGGPRAGGGAGGAPGASGSSGTSGAVGAGAAVLALAALVLLARALERCLDQRLFKLLRRRSDEWFTPNVLATSHHMREEGTVDGAVPESPTLPLGDPPPPYSMCLPKSPQDPSIAEPPPPYSACYVAFGGPQDPVPRVYLNGPSLNSFQDTGQPVPDQSRHDAVPEPPGVTVTPEAISSGERVDTHPEWRMSRDNVASETSAVFPNTLVA